In Hallerella succinigenes, the following are encoded in one genomic region:
- a CDS encoding fibrobacter succinogenes major paralogous domain-containing protein has product MKKSLPVVLTVAFMALIVACGDENTTNVTNVTETSGIDVVAAGDSLPACGEENVGEIVFAEDSAQVYYCADGKWTTLKGEQGEAGKDGTDGEVGSDGKGCIAEAIDNGYKILCGGDSIGVLLNGEQGEKGEQGEQGIQGEKGEQGEKGLDGASCTAVALEDNSGFNVICGGDTIGVLKNGEKGEAGENGSGCEIADQGDGVVEVTCGEGENASTTTLYKAMCGAAAYDPAKKFCIDGATYDLCDSKSYDLATQFCAADSIYELCGTESYDPATQMCLDNQIVLVCSDSLDGEKITVNGTSYQCWEQKWIEEKANWQYLNPAISYGMFTDSRDGQVYKTVTVGTQTWMAENLNYDYNEGTAKSYCYNDKPDSCAKYGRLYLWSAAMDSAGVFSDGGKGCGYDVECNATEPVRGVCPEGWHLPSKEEWSVLFEAVGGEDVAGTKLKSTSGWDYDDHGGKTGNGTDESGFSVLPAGLLGPGNYYYAGESANIWSSTERSSGNAYRWYFHYGNESVLLNYYDDFKDFGYSVRCLRDSD; this is encoded by the coding sequence ATGAAAAAGTCACTTCCAGTTGTTTTGACGGTCGCATTCATGGCTTTGATCGTTGCTTGCGGCGATGAAAATACGACAAATGTAACGAATGTCACGGAGACTTCCGGCATTGACGTTGTCGCAGCGGGGGATTCGCTGCCCGCCTGTGGCGAGGAGAACGTGGGCGAAATCGTATTTGCCGAGGATTCCGCGCAGGTTTATTACTGCGCCGACGGAAAATGGACGACGCTCAAGGGCGAGCAGGGCGAAGCCGGCAAGGATGGAACGGACGGCGAAGTGGGTTCGGATGGAAAAGGCTGCATTGCGGAAGCCATCGACAACGGTTACAAGATACTTTGCGGTGGCGACTCCATCGGCGTATTGCTGAACGGCGAACAGGGCGAAAAAGGCGAACAGGGCGAGCAGGGAATTCAGGGTGAAAAAGGCGAGCAAGGCGAAAAGGGCTTGGATGGCGCAAGTTGCACCGCCGTAGCGTTAGAAGACAATTCAGGATTTAATGTTATATGCGGCGGCGATACCATTGGCGTATTGAAAAATGGGGAGAAGGGGGAAGCCGGTGAAAATGGCTCGGGCTGCGAAATCGCCGACCAGGGCGATGGCGTTGTGGAAGTGACCTGCGGCGAAGGGGAGAACGCCTCGACGACGACTCTGTATAAGGCCATGTGCGGAGCGGCAGCCTACGATCCGGCGAAAAAGTTCTGCATCGATGGTGCTACCTACGACTTGTGCGACTCCAAATCTTACGACCTAGCAACGCAATTCTGCGCTGCCGATTCCATCTACGAGTTATGCGGAACGGAATCTTACGATCCCGCGACGCAAATGTGCCTAGACAACCAAATCGTTTTGGTGTGTTCGGATTCGCTGGACGGCGAGAAAATTACGGTGAACGGGACTTCCTACCAGTGCTGGGAACAGAAGTGGATTGAAGAAAAGGCGAATTGGCAATATCTGAATCCTGCGATTTCCTATGGAATGTTCACGGATTCCCGCGACGGCCAGGTTTACAAGACCGTGACTGTTGGAACCCAGACCTGGATGGCGGAGAACTTGAACTATGATTACAATGAAGGAACCGCTAAAAGTTACTGCTACAACGACAAGCCGGATTCCTGCGCCAAGTACGGGCGGCTCTACCTGTGGAGTGCTGCCATGGATAGTGCCGGGGTGTTCAGCGACGGCGGCAAGGGCTGCGGTTACGATGTAGAGTGCAACGCGACGGAACCGGTCCGCGGCGTCTGCCCCGAAGGTTGGCACTTGCCAAGTAAAGAGGAATGGAGTGTGCTTTTCGAGGCCGTCGGTGGAGAGGATGTCGCAGGAACAAAGCTCAAGTCCACCAGCGGTTGGGACTATGATGATCATGGAGGAAAGACCGGGAACGGCACGGACGAATCCGGCTTTTCCGTGTTGCCGGCGGGCCTCCTTGGCCCTGGCAATTACTACTACGCCGGCGAGAGCGCCAACATCTGGAGTTCTACGGAGCGCAGCAGTGGCAATGCGTACCGCTGGTACTTCCACTACGGCAACGAGTCCGTGCTCTTGAATTACTACGACGACTTCAAGGACTTCGGGTATTCCGTACGTTGCCTCAGGGACTCGGACTGA